One part of the Arachidicoccus terrestris genome encodes these proteins:
- a CDS encoding NAD-dependent epimerase/dehydratase family protein, with amino-acid sequence MQAILGAGGAIGTELAKALRIYSPDIRLVSRNPKRVGPDDQLFVADLRQADQVSAAVKGTEVVYLTAGLPYDYKVWQRDWPVIIKNVIDACITHHSRLVFFDNIYMYDGDNLNQIMETHRIDPSSRKGKVRAELIRIIWDAVKTRGLSALIARCADFYGPGVNNSVLGEMVIKPLKQGKTANWLVSDHYRHSFTYTVDAASATALLGNCPEAFGHTWHLPTAKNPPSGREWIEMVATELGVKPRKRIVGKTMTSLLGLFMPVMRESREMLYQYDKDYVFNSDKFEKRFAFQPTSYEDGIKEILRSEPPGLS; translated from the coding sequence ATGCAGGCAATTTTAGGAGCCGGCGGTGCCATTGGCACTGAGCTGGCTAAAGCACTCAGAATCTACAGCCCGGATATCCGCCTGGTCAGCAGGAATCCCAAAAGGGTTGGCCCAGATGACCAGTTATTTGTAGCGGACCTTAGACAGGCTGATCAGGTATCGGCTGCCGTGAAGGGGACGGAGGTCGTCTATCTTACCGCAGGGTTACCTTACGATTATAAAGTCTGGCAACGGGACTGGCCGGTTATCATAAAGAACGTGATAGATGCCTGCATTACACATCACAGCCGTCTGGTGTTTTTTGATAATATATACATGTACGATGGAGATAATCTCAATCAGATTATGGAAACGCACCGTATTGATCCAAGCAGCAGAAAGGGGAAGGTCCGCGCTGAACTCATTCGCATTATCTGGGACGCCGTTAAAACCAGAGGGCTTTCGGCACTTATCGCCCGTTGTGCAGATTTTTATGGGCCTGGGGTGAATAACAGTGTTTTAGGAGAAATGGTCATTAAGCCGTTAAAGCAGGGCAAGACGGCTAATTGGCTGGTCAGTGATCATTATCGGCACAGCTTTACATATACAGTAGATGCGGCCAGTGCAACGGCGCTGTTAGGCAATTGCCCTGAGGCCTTCGGCCATACCTGGCATCTGCCGACCGCCAAGAATCCACCTTCCGGCAGAGAGTGGATTGAAATGGTGGCCACTGAACTCGGCGTAAAACCTAGAAAAAGAATTGTGGGTAAAACCATGACCAGCCTTCTGGGACTATTTATGCCGGTTATGAGAGAATCCAGAGAGATGCTCTATCAGTACGATAAAGATTATGTATTCAACAGTGATAAGTTTGAGAAGCGTTTTGCTTTTCAGCCCACTTCATATGAAGATGGCATCAAGGAGATCCTGCGCTCTGA
- a CDS encoding helix-turn-helix domain-containing protein: protein MHHYVNEDLRQADNIHVPHRDTHALFNFAIGGSCNFLLDFKKYTLTAPVIVMVFPGQVHYIDHCRNVTGWSIAFDPLLMDAELAQTLECIFKDPFALDADCRLYDQLVQLLQLLEQINREASGSEQTAALQGLFVSTLQWVAGSLKDCCAQTAKVKDRSKAIELHFKTLLQAHFVSHKKPGFYSEQMNISTAYLGDTIKAMTGKSVTAHIQEISLLEAKRHLYKTDLSIKEICFLVGYDDPVHFGKLFKKTCGVTPLEFRKQIRE from the coding sequence ATGCATCATTACGTGAATGAGGATTTGCGGCAGGCCGATAATATCCATGTGCCGCATAGAGACACTCATGCGCTATTTAATTTTGCGATAGGAGGTTCCTGTAATTTTCTCTTGGACTTTAAAAAATATACCCTGACCGCTCCGGTAATCGTAATGGTATTTCCCGGGCAGGTACACTACATCGATCATTGCCGAAATGTGACCGGCTGGAGCATCGCCTTTGATCCGTTGCTGATGGACGCGGAACTTGCGCAGACACTGGAATGTATTTTTAAGGACCCGTTTGCGCTTGATGCAGATTGCAGGCTCTATGATCAGCTTGTCCAGCTATTGCAATTACTGGAACAGATCAACCGTGAGGCCAGTGGCAGTGAGCAGACAGCTGCCCTGCAGGGGCTGTTTGTAAGCACCTTACAATGGGTAGCAGGATCCCTTAAAGACTGCTGCGCACAGACCGCAAAAGTGAAAGACCGTTCTAAGGCCATAGAACTTCATTTTAAAACATTATTGCAGGCGCATTTTGTCAGCCATAAAAAGCCGGGCTTCTATAGCGAACAGATGAATATTTCAACTGCTTATCTAGGCGATACCATTAAAGCAATGACCGGGAAATCTGTCACAGCGCATATCCAGGAGATCAGCCTTTTAGAAGCGAAGCGACACTTGTATAAGACGGATCTCAGTATCAAAGAAATTTGTTTTTTGGTTGGCTATGATGACCCGGTACATTTTGGCAAGCTCTTCAAAAAAACCTGCGGCGTCACGCCGCTGGAATTCAGAAAACAAATCCGAGAATAA
- a CDS encoding siderophore-interacting protein: MPNVPKWMADLLETALSSKMPVFEVVATDWVSPEVRSIIFKGNLAGLNLRPGYAVSIRVSANAFRNYTPSFIDEQEDIFQILAHIHGNGPGARFFENLKPGQQIPVSMARGRKVAESAASYFLYGDESTLGLACALQTHFQSLGKRFYALLHLGKDQDDLPDALGLASYELVQRADKDISVYVPGFTIFDSSAIKTWAQAQFILAGNGLHIQRIKKELIGLGVHRKQIHAEPYWVPGKTGL; this comes from the coding sequence ATGCCAAATGTACCTAAATGGATGGCAGATTTATTGGAAACAGCGCTTTCATCAAAAATGCCCGTGTTCGAAGTCGTCGCAACTGATTGGGTAAGTCCTGAAGTCCGGTCTATTATATTTAAGGGAAATCTGGCCGGCCTTAACCTGCGGCCCGGCTATGCCGTTTCGATCCGAGTCAGCGCCAATGCCTTTAGAAACTATACACCATCTTTTATAGACGAACAGGAAGATATTTTTCAGATTCTGGCCCATATCCATGGAAACGGGCCAGGCGCCCGTTTTTTTGAAAACCTGAAGCCAGGCCAACAAATCCCGGTCAGTATGGCCAGGGGCAGGAAAGTAGCGGAATCTGCAGCCAGTTATTTCTTATATGGAGATGAGAGTACACTGGGACTGGCCTGTGCATTGCAAACGCACTTTCAGTCCTTAGGAAAACGCTTTTACGCGCTGCTGCATCTGGGTAAAGACCAGGATGATTTGCCGGATGCACTGGGACTGGCCAGCTATGAGTTAGTCCAGCGGGCTGACAAGGACATATCTGTCTACGTACCGGGGTTTACGATATTCGACAGTTCTGCTATTAAAACTTGGGCACAGGCACAGTTTATATTGGCAGGTAACGGATTACATATACAAAGAATAAAAAAAGAATTGATCGGGCTGGGTGTTCACCGCAAACAGATCCATGCTGAACCCTATTGGGTTCCCGGCAAGACAGGGCTTTGA